A segment of the Gossypium hirsutum isolate 1008001.06 chromosome D10, Gossypium_hirsutum_v2.1, whole genome shotgun sequence genome:
GTAATTTTGAAATCCATAAATGAAAATGTTTCAATGAGACCTAAAAAACTTATAGTTGGTCCTAAAGCTAATCCCAAACACAACTAGAGCAAAGAACAATTAAAATTCCAGAGTTAAGAAGCCAAACCCTATATCAACAATACCTAACACATAATGACATGCTAGTAACAGCAAAGCATTAACAACAAGGCAATGCGTATTTTCCCCGAAGAGACCTAGTTTAGATCCTAAAACTTCACTACTAGAGAAAGAACATTACCTGTTTCCTTTCAGCTTAAACCATGCCTCTGCGCAATGACTATGTGCGATTCCTAGCTCATCTTTGCACTCGCAACCTAGTTGAATTAGATCCACATCAGCTGCAGTAGCCGATGTACTATCAGTATATTCAAGGGATTGCTCGGAATTCAAATGACAAATTCTACAAACTGTTTCCTCATCCCAACTCTCCTTAAACTGTCTTTGGCCACCGCCGCTTCCCTTTACATCAATCACACATGCGTCCTCTGCTTCAGCAGCTTTTGTCTTTGGCCCTTCAACTGATACTTTACTTGAACCAAGACCATAGTCTTTCACTTCGAACTCTCCGCTAATTCCTTCCAGAGATGCTGCCTCTTGGGTGTTAATCACAATAATGGTCTGAATTACAGATCCAGTAACTGAATTAGGGAAACTCTCACTACTTACTTGATCAACTTGACCTAGTGTTTCGGCAACTCCTCTAATTTCATTCATCTCCTCGCAAATTGATTCATTCCTTTCTTCAACAAACCCCTCACTTGATGATACCACTACATTTGCATCAATTAAACTACTTGAATTCCCGT
Coding sequences within it:
- the LOC107909652 gene encoding uncharacterized protein gives rise to the protein MDQEKRGDCIGASMNLSQVGECVGGNSKNSINGVVSGTAIVENSEEKLCSNGENSDLRLQNDGFESCKNQEMDFGRGIGQNDLGTNGNSSSLIDANVVVSSSEGFVEERNESICEEMNEIRGVAETLGQVDQVSSESFPNSVTGSVIQTIIVINTQEAASLEGISGEFEVKDYGLGSSKVSVEGPKTKAAEAEDACVIDVKGSGGGQRQFKESWDEETVCRICHLNSEQSLEYTDSTSATAADVDLIQLGCECKDELGIAHSHCAEAWFKLKGNRMCEICGQTAKNINGVRDNRFIEDWHGQGSTSGGASFSDQHSGCWRGQPFCNFLMACLVMAFVLPWFFRVNMF